AGGCTCTTTTTGGTGCTGACTACGCTTACGTTCAGCCTCACTCTGGTGCTGATACAAACCTCGTTGCTTACTGGGCAATCCTTAGCGCAAAGGTTGAAACTCCTACTCTCGAAGAGCTCGGCGTTAAATCTTTGAACGACCTTACAGACGAGCAGTTCGACGCACTCCGCAAGAAGTTCGGAAACCAGAAGCTTATGGGTCTCGACTACTCTTGTGGTGGTCACCTTACTCACGGATATAAAATGAACGTTTCTGCACGTATGTTCGAATCTCACCCATACGGAGTAGATAAGGAAACTGGTCTCCTCGACTACGATGCAATCGAAAAGCAGGCTATGGAAGTAAAACCTCTCATTCTTTTGACTGGTTTCTCTGCTTACCCACGCAAAATCAACTTCAAGCGTTTCCGCGAAATTGCAGACAAGTGCGGAGCAGTTCTCATGGTAGATATGGCTCACTTCGCAGGTCTTGTTGCAGGTAAAGTTTTCACAGGCGACTACGATCCTGTAAAATGGGCTGACATCGTTACTACTACAACTCATAAAACTTTGCGCGGACCTCGCGGTGCTATGATTCTTTGTAAGAAAGAATTTGCAGACTATGTAAACAAGGGATGTCCTATGGTACTCGGTGGACCTCTCGGACACATCATGGCTGCAAAGGCAATCGCTTTCAAAGAGGCTCGCACTCCAGCTTACCAGGCTTGGGCTCAGCAGGTTGTTAAGAACGCACAGGCTTTGGCAGAAGGCTGTAAGTCTCACAACATTCCACTTCAGACTGGCGGAACAGACAACCACCTTATGCTCTGCGATGTAACTGTTTACGGTCTTACAGGAAAGCAGGCAGAAGCAGCTCTCTTCAAGTGTGGTGTAACTGCTAACGCTAACGCTCTTCCATACGACAAGAACGGTGCATGGTGGACATCTGGTATCCGTATCGGTACTCCAGGTCTTACAACTCTTGGTATGAACGAAGCAGACATGAAAGAAGTTGCAGACATCATCGACTTCGTTCTCAAGAACACAAAGCCTGGCGTAACAAAAGAAGGAAAACCGGCTAAGGGTAAAATCGAAATCAGCGACGATACAGTTGCTGCAGCCCGCGAGCGCGTAAACAAGCTCCTCGGTGCACACGTTCTCTACCCAGAACTTGACCTTGAGTTCTTGAAGAAAGAATTTGTAAAATAAACAACTTTTATAAATCTACGGGGACAGAAAAAGGAACTTTTGTTTCATTTCTATCCCCGTATTTTTTTTAACGAATATCAACTTTTTCAGGTCTATTCCCACCAATCTGATAATATGGTAGAATAACAAATCATTATGAAAAAAAAGGTTTTGTGGGCCGTCATTACAACCATTCTTTCTGTACTGACTATTTACACCCTCTTTTACAACAGCGGACTTTCTCTTACCGAGTTATGGCAGGATATTAAAGAAGCCTCTCCTTTATGGCTCGTACCTGCTGCCCTTTGTATGCTGGGATTTATCTTTTTTGAAGGCCGCTCACTTGTTTTAATTTTACGAACCCTTGGATATCCTGCAAAAAAACGCCGTGGCTTTTTATATGCTTCAGCTGACATTTACTTTTCATCAATTACACCTTCAGCAACTGGAGGACAGCCGGCAAGTGCTTACTTTATGCATAAAGATGGTGTTACTGCAGTTGAAGTTACAGTTTCTTTGATTTTAAACCTTACAATGTACACTCTCGCAATCATCACACTTGGTTTAATTTCTCTGATTTTCTTCCCTAGAATTTTTATTGATTTCGCCCTTCCCTGCAAAATAATGATTTTAATCGGTATTCTTGCAATGGGTTTACTTACAGCATTCTTTATTATTCTGTTGAAAAAACAGAGTATTCTTTTGAAGTTCGGTAATCTGATTATCAAAATCATTCATAAGCTTCATTTCAAAAATACAGCAGAAAGATTTAAGCTTAAGCTCGATACAATGATTGAGAACTATAATGAATGTGTTATAACTCTTGCAGGTAAAAAAAGACTGCTGGTAAAAACATATCTTCTTAATTTACTGCAGAGAACTGCACAGATTCTTGTTACAGTTTTCTGTTATTATGCTATGCACGGAAATCTTGCAAACGGTCTAAAGATTTTCGTAATTCAGACTTATATTGTAATGGGATCAAACTTTATTCCGGTCCCTGGTGCCGTTGGAATTTCAGAATTCCTTATGTATTTAGGTTATTCAATGCTTTTAAGTGAAGAAGGCGCATATACCCTTGCTATTCTTAGTAGAGGTATATCATTCTATACTTGTAGCATTATCAGTATTTTTACTGTAATATTAGGATATATAATGATTCGTTTAAGATCAAATAAACGAAAAAAAGAGGGAATAAAATGATTGGATACTATGATTACACTGTAGTTCTTACTTATCTTTCTATGCTTTCAGCCACTAGCGGAATCATGCTTTGTCTAAATGATATTGGACATCCATATCTTGGAATGTTCTTTTTGATGTTCTGCGGTCTTTGCGATGCTTTTGATGGCAAGGTTGCCCGTACAAAGAAAAATCGTACCGAACAGATGAAGCAATTCGGTATTCAAATTGATTCTCTTTCTGATCTTGTTGCTTTTGGAGTTTTACCTGCCTGTATCGGAATTGCAATGCTTAGAAGCAGCATTGAGTTTTCAATTTTCCCTGACTTTAAATTCCTTCATCTTGCCGATAAATCAGCTATCATAAAAATTGTTCTTACAGTAATTGCTGTTTTCTATGCACTTGCTGCTATGATTCGTCTTGCCTTCTTTAATGTCCTTGAAGAAGAGAGACAGAAAGCTGAAGGCGGCGGAGTTAATAAAACCTATCTGGGACTTCCTGTTACCAGTGCCGCTCTGGTTTTCCCAACTATTCTTTTAATTCATATTTTCTGCAGCGCA
The Treponema bryantii DNA segment above includes these coding regions:
- a CDS encoding lysylphosphatidylglycerol synthase transmembrane domain-containing protein yields the protein MKKKVLWAVITTILSVLTIYTLFYNSGLSLTELWQDIKEASPLWLVPAALCMLGFIFFEGRSLVLILRTLGYPAKKRRGFLYASADIYFSSITPSATGGQPASAYFMHKDGVTAVEVTVSLILNLTMYTLAIITLGLISLIFFPRIFIDFALPCKIMILIGILAMGLLTAFFIILLKKQSILLKFGNLIIKIIHKLHFKNTAERFKLKLDTMIENYNECVITLAGKKRLLVKTYLLNLLQRTAQILVTVFCYYAMHGNLANGLKIFVIQTYIVMGSNFIPVPGAVGISEFLMYLGYSMLLSEEGAYTLAILSRGISFYTCSIISIFTVILGYIMIRLRSNKRKKEGIK
- a CDS encoding glycine hydroxymethyltransferase translates to MSTPLENYLAATNGKPNAAMCAYVANLQQVAAVGPDIAASIVNELENQRSHLKLVASENYCSLNVQAAMGNLLTDKYAEGYPEHRYYGGCVNIDAVENVAAHEAEALFGADYAYVQPHSGADTNLVAYWAILSAKVETPTLEELGVKSLNDLTDEQFDALRKKFGNQKLMGLDYSCGGHLTHGYKMNVSARMFESHPYGVDKETGLLDYDAIEKQAMEVKPLILLTGFSAYPRKINFKRFREIADKCGAVLMVDMAHFAGLVAGKVFTGDYDPVKWADIVTTTTHKTLRGPRGAMILCKKEFADYVNKGCPMVLGGPLGHIMAAKAIAFKEARTPAYQAWAQQVVKNAQALAEGCKSHNIPLQTGGTDNHLMLCDVTVYGLTGKQAEAALFKCGVTANANALPYDKNGAWWTSGIRIGTPGLTTLGMNEADMKEVADIIDFVLKNTKPGVTKEGKPAKGKIEISDDTVAAARERVNKLLGAHVLYPELDLEFLKKEFVK
- a CDS encoding CDP-alcohol phosphatidyltransferase family protein, coding for MIGYYDYTVVLTYLSMLSATSGIMLCLNDIGHPYLGMFFLMFCGLCDAFDGKVARTKKNRTEQMKQFGIQIDSLSDLVAFGVLPACIGIAMLRSSIEFSIFPDFKFLHLADKSAIIKIVLTVIAVFYALAAMIRLAFFNVLEEERQKAEGGGVNKTYLGLPVTSAALVFPTILLIHIFCSADLTLLYFIFLAIVGFLFVSRIEIKKPTTKGVLIMIAVGLIEAIALAFVFIVMKK